TCCAATTGTCACCGATGAGGGCCTGTGCTGTGTATTTAACATGCTGCATCCACGTTACATGTACAAACGCAGgtatttttgcatattttccaCCCAGTTCACTCGCTTTTGGCCAGAAACACTCGAAAATAAACACGCACTTTACTCGCCAGCATGGTGTTCAATTTTTGTGCACCCATCTTTACGGTCATCGATGGTCCGTTTTGTTGTTCTCATCGATAGCTGCTCATCGATGAGGCGCGTGTTTACAGTATGTCAttattattcaataaattgCATAGCTCGCACCTATATATTGCTAATATTTACAGTAAGCAATGAATACAAGTTGAATTGGTAGAAGAACGCTTATACTACGCGactaatttgtttttaataccAGTGCGACCCTGTTAGGTAAAACATATCGATGAGGCGCGTTAATTTGTATCTGAGTGTAAttgaataaaaacaaactGTATTGCACACTAAAGTCAATTAGAAATACATAAATCGGTAAATTTAAATTACCTTTCCAATAAGCTCAggcatgcatacatatatttcatttttcatttggcTCGATAGACGCCATATGCCAGGTTCGATAATGACCTAGCGCGTATGGAAGAGGCGCGGACATTTGAAAATGTggtatttttaattaagtgtTCTAGCGCATTATCTACACATGCTCTTATCatcttattttttgttgttgttgtttctcttgCAGTGCTTCGTTCTCCCAACGAAATATGAGCTTACCCAAAGGCTACCAGGCTGTCAACTGGCATGCGGAGCTGGGATACAGGCGCGGCGCCAAGCATACGGACAGTGTGCTGTATCCGCGCCCAGCCCAGGGAACAGGCGAATCGCTGGGCCTGTCTCTGACGCTGGACGTGCAGGCCGATGCCTACTACTGCTCCTCATCGAGCAGCATTGGCTTCAAGATCGCTCTGCACAGTCCCAACGAGTCGCCCAATGTACGCGAGACGGGCGTCCTGCTGGCCCCCGGCATGGAGACCAAGCTCCGCATTGATCCGGCGAAAATCCGGACTGAAAATCATCTGCGCCGCGTCCACCGCAAATACAGGCGCTGTCTGTTCCGCAATGAGCTGAAGCTGCGATGGTTTGCTCATTACACGCAGCGCAACTGCGCCGCCGAACGCTTGTCGGGGCTGCTGCTCCGCCACTGCGGCTGTGTCTCATTCTACATGCCGCGCCTACACCGCAACGACACTATCTGCTCGGTGGGGAAGAGGGAGTGCGTGCAGCGGATTCGTTTCCGCACGAGCGAGGCGATGGAGGAATGCCTGGACGACTGCCTGCCCAGCTGCTTTGATCTGACCTTCAATACGATCGCCTACTCGACGAAGCTCTCGCACGACGGCCTCGCGGTGACCAATCCGAATCTCAGGGTCAACTTCAGCGACGCGTATGTGGAGCGCAATGTGGCGGTGGTGAATATGTACTTCAAGGACCAGTCATTTCGGGCCAGCAAGCAGACAGAGTTTATTGGGTTCTCCGACTTTCTCTGTGCGTAGATTCCAGGAGTCGCCTTGGAGTAATTAAAGTAATTTGTATCTCTTTCAGCCAATGTTGGTGGCCTGATGGGGCTGTTCCTGGGCTTCAGTTTCCTCTCCATAGCCGAGTGTCTGTACTTTGCCTTGATCCGACCCTGCCGCACCTGCTCCGAGCTGCGGCAgcttcaacagcagccgcaacaacGGCCGCCAGTAGCTTTCCATGCGACGAACAGGGCTTTTGTTCCAGGGAgcataaattatatttcaCCATCCAAATGGTTTCAAACCGAGTTGGCTCGTCCGAGGGGGctcaactacaactacaatcATCCGGCTTAAATATTTAGAGTAAATTCTAGACTAGATCAAAGTGCTTGGTGACAGTGTCATGCTTGGCCAGCGCCAAAGTCTTGGTGTTCTCGTAACTCAGCATATACTGCTTGGCCTTGCTCTTCAATAGGTCA
The sequence above is a segment of the Drosophila pseudoobscura strain MV-25-SWS-2005 chromosome X, UCI_Dpse_MV25, whole genome shotgun sequence genome. Coding sequences within it:
- the ppk8 gene encoding pickpocket protein 28, which gives rise to MRQHRSRRQLGLFWSRQPYPKLCGKSQARAHISMATWRRILARNTDEFCRNTTIHGLKYINNGKLRSSDRVFFGVAMLAVVSMAAYLIHDAFDKWNTTPVIVGIDPELTYITNEPFPAVTICNLNQALSSRVAILANDTAAYAMLQVLCRRKVDYQRVSEDRTNWEEFITNISQPCQSMVIDCRFGADDYECARMFYPIVTDEGLCCVFNMLHPRYMYKRSASFSQRNMSLPKGYQAVNWHAELGYRRGAKHTDSVLYPRPAQGTGESLGLSLTLDVQADAYYCSSSSSIGFKIALHSPNESPNVRETGVLLAPGMETKLRIDPAKIRTENHLRRVHRKYRRCLFRNELKLRWFAHYTQRNCAAERLSGLLLRHCGCVSFYMPRLHRNDTICSVGKRECVQRIRFRTSEAMEECLDDCLPSCFDLTFNTIAYSTKLSHDGLAVTNPNLRVNFSDAYVERNVAVVNMYFKDQSFRASKQTEFIGFSDFLSNVGGLMGLFLGFSFLSIAECLYFALIRPCRTCSELRQLQQQPQQRPPVAFHATNRAFVPGSINYISPSKWFQTELARPRGLNYNYNHPA